From the Teredinibacter turnerae T7901 genome, one window contains:
- the atpG gene encoding F0F1 ATP synthase subunit gamma translates to MASGKEIRTKIGSIKNTQKITSAMEMVAASKMRKAQDRMEVGKPYARRMREVVGHIAAGNLEYQHLYITEREVKRVGYIVVSTDRGLCGGLNVNLFKAVLRHSKEWADKGIETDFCMVGAKGTAFFKSVGANIVASLRDIGEQPSITSLIGSVKVMLDAFADGKIDRLYVCSNDFVNTMTQTPKVERLLPLKPEDGAIHKRSWDYLYEPDAKELLDGLMVRYIESQVFQAVVENGACEQAARMIAMKSATDNAGNLINELQLAYNKARQAAITQELSEIVGGAAAV, encoded by the coding sequence ATGGCGAGCGGAAAAGAGATACGTACCAAAATCGGTAGTATCAAAAACACTCAGAAAATCACCAGTGCGATGGAGATGGTGGCCGCGTCCAAAATGCGCAAAGCGCAGGACCGTATGGAAGTCGGCAAACCGTACGCCCGTCGCATGCGCGAGGTGGTGGGCCATATTGCTGCGGGCAACCTGGAATATCAGCACCTTTACATCACCGAGCGTGAAGTAAAGCGTGTGGGTTACATCGTGGTGTCCACCGATCGCGGCCTGTGTGGCGGTCTGAACGTCAACCTGTTTAAAGCTGTACTGCGCCACAGTAAAGAGTGGGCGGACAAAGGTATTGAAACTGACTTTTGTATGGTGGGCGCCAAAGGCACTGCTTTCTTCAAAAGTGTTGGTGCCAATATCGTTGCCAGCCTGCGCGATATCGGCGAGCAACCCTCCATCACCAGCCTGATCGGCAGCGTTAAGGTGATGTTGGATGCCTTCGCCGACGGCAAGATCGACCGCCTTTACGTGTGCAGTAACGATTTCGTCAACACCATGACGCAAACCCCGAAAGTTGAGCGCTTACTGCCGCTCAAGCCGGAAGATGGCGCCATCCACAAACGCAGCTGGGACTATCTCTATGAGCCCGATGCGAAAGAATTGCTGGATGGTCTGATGGTTCGCTATATCGAATCTCAGGTTTTTCAGGCGGTTGTGGAAAATGGTGCCTGCGAACAGGCGGCGCGCATGATTGCGATGAAGAGTGCAACCGATAATGCCGGCAACCTGATCAACGAACTGCAGTTGGCCTACAACAAGGCCCGCCAGGCGGCAATCACCCAGGAACTTTCTGAAATTGTGGGTGGTGCAGCAGCAGTTTAG
- the atpA gene encoding F0F1 ATP synthase subunit alpha: MQQLNPSEISEIIKARIDNLSVTTEAQNEGTVVSVTDGIIRIHGLAEVMYGEMIEFEGGVYGIALNLERDSVGAVILGDYQGVAEGQTCKCTGRILEVPVGPELQGRVVDALGNPIDGKGPIDAKATDAIEKIAPGVIARQSVDQPVQIGLKAVDTMVPIGRGQRELIIGDRQTGKTAIAVDAIINQKGTGIKCIYVAIGQKASSIASVVRKLEEHGAMDHTIVVAATASDPASMQFLAPFAGCTMGEYYRDRGEDCLIIYDDLTKQAWAYRQISLLLRRPPGREAYPGDVFYLHSRLLERAARVNAAHVEKYTNGEVKGQTGSLTALPIIETQAGDVSAFVPTNVISITDGQIFLESDLFNAGIRPAMNAGISVSRVGGSAQTKVIKKLSGGIRTALAQYRELAAFAQFASDLDEATKAQLNHGQRVTELMKQKQYSPQSVAEMAVVVYAANEGFLEDVEVAKMGAFESSLLSYMNSSHAELMAEMNTGAYSDDIAGKLKGALENFKATQTW; this comes from the coding sequence ATGCAACAGCTGAATCCTTCTGAAATCAGTGAAATTATTAAGGCGCGCATCGACAATTTGTCGGTGACCACTGAAGCGCAAAACGAAGGTACCGTGGTTTCCGTAACCGACGGTATTATTCGTATCCACGGTCTCGCCGAGGTGATGTACGGTGAGATGATCGAATTTGAAGGCGGTGTTTACGGCATCGCCCTCAACCTGGAGCGCGACTCTGTCGGTGCGGTTATTCTGGGCGACTATCAGGGCGTGGCTGAAGGCCAAACCTGCAAGTGTACCGGCCGCATTCTGGAAGTACCGGTAGGCCCGGAACTGCAAGGCCGCGTGGTGGATGCTCTGGGTAACCCGATCGACGGCAAAGGCCCGATCGACGCCAAAGCCACCGATGCGATCGAAAAAATCGCGCCTGGTGTTATTGCCCGTCAATCGGTTGACCAGCCAGTACAAATCGGTCTGAAAGCGGTTGATACCATGGTTCCAATTGGCCGCGGCCAGCGTGAGCTGATCATCGGTGACCGCCAGACGGGTAAAACCGCCATTGCCGTTGATGCCATCATCAACCAGAAAGGCACCGGCATTAAGTGTATTTACGTGGCGATTGGCCAGAAGGCGTCATCTATTGCTTCCGTAGTACGCAAGCTGGAAGAACACGGCGCAATGGACCACACCATCGTGGTTGCGGCTACAGCGTCCGACCCCGCTTCCATGCAGTTTCTGGCACCGTTTGCTGGCTGCACCATGGGCGAGTACTACCGCGATCGCGGCGAAGACTGTCTGATTATTTACGATGACCTGACCAAACAGGCCTGGGCTTACCGCCAGATCTCGCTGTTGCTGCGTCGTCCACCGGGCCGTGAAGCCTACCCTGGTGACGTATTCTACTTGCACTCACGTCTGCTTGAGCGCGCGGCACGGGTAAACGCTGCCCACGTGGAAAAATACACCAATGGCGAAGTGAAAGGCCAAACCGGTTCTTTGACTGCCCTGCCAATTATCGAAACCCAGGCGGGTGACGTATCGGCCTTCGTACCGACCAACGTGATCTCGATTACCGACGGCCAGATCTTCCTGGAATCCGACTTGTTTAACGCGGGCATCCGCCCGGCGATGAACGCCGGTATCTCGGTATCCCGTGTGGGTGGTTCCGCACAGACCAAGGTGATCAAAAAGCTCTCCGGTGGTATTCGTACCGCACTGGCGCAGTACCGCGAACTGGCGGCTTTTGCGCAGTTTGCCTCTGACCTCGACGAAGCCACGAAAGCGCAGTTGAATCACGGTCAACGCGTAACCGAGCTGATGAAGCAGAAGCAGTACTCGCCGCAGTCTGTTGCCGAGATGGCCGTTGTGGTTTACGCCGCGAACGAAGGCTTCCTGGAAGATGTTGAAGTGGCCAAAATGGGCGCGTTTGAATCTTCCCTGCTCAGCTATATGAACAGCAGCCACGCCGAGTTGATGGCCGAAATGAATACCGGTGCGTACAGCGATGATATCGCTGGCAAACTGAAAGGTGCTCTGGAGAACTTCAAAGCTACCCAAACCTGGTAA
- a CDS encoding F0F1 ATP synthase subunit delta — translation MAEPITLARPYAKAAFEAARDASALQSWSDALVEAAAITRDSKVKALLSSPSLTAVQKAAAFIDLCGDTLNEAQKNFIRVLADNNRLPLFPQVSQLFELYKANQEKAVDVELQTAYDIDDAVLAKLATSLTEKLDRKVSLQTAIDPSLLGGAIIRAGDTVIDGSVRGRLAKLAETMSH, via the coding sequence ATGGCAGAACCCATTACTCTCGCTCGTCCCTACGCCAAAGCCGCTTTTGAAGCGGCCCGCGATGCATCTGCATTGCAGTCGTGGTCCGATGCGTTGGTAGAAGCCGCTGCCATCACACGCGATAGCAAGGTGAAAGCACTGCTTTCCTCCCCGAGCTTAACCGCTGTACAAAAAGCAGCGGCGTTTATCGACTTGTGTGGTGACACGCTGAACGAAGCGCAGAAAAATTTTATTCGTGTTCTCGCAGACAACAATCGCCTGCCACTTTTTCCGCAGGTATCGCAACTGTTCGAGCTTTACAAAGCCAATCAGGAAAAAGCGGTCGACGTCGAGCTGCAAACAGCTTACGACATTGACGACGCAGTGCTGGCCAAATTGGCCACCAGCCTGACCGAAAAGCTCGATCGCAAGGTGTCGCTGCAAACGGCTATCGACCCCTCGCTGCTTGGCGGTGCGATTATTCGCGCTGGCGATACCGTGATTGACGGTTCGGTGCGCGGTCGACTGGCCAAGCTTGCCGAAACCATGAGTCACTAA
- a CDS encoding F0F1 ATP synthase subunit B — protein MNINLTLIGQSLTFIAFVIFTMKFVWPLLISAMEAREQRIEDGLLAADRADKDLELAQKKATSQLHEAKQQAAAIIDQANKRATQLVEEAKEQARAEAERINAQAQAEVERQVSQAREELRSQVAVLAIAGAEKVLGESIDASKHNSMLDKLAAEL, from the coding sequence GTGAATATCAACCTAACGCTGATTGGTCAATCGCTCACCTTCATTGCGTTCGTAATTTTCACTATGAAGTTCGTGTGGCCGCTGTTGATCAGCGCCATGGAAGCGCGTGAACAGCGAATTGAAGATGGCTTGTTAGCTGCAGACCGCGCTGACAAAGACCTGGAACTGGCGCAGAAAAAGGCGACCAGCCAGCTCCACGAAGCCAAGCAACAGGCTGCAGCCATTATCGACCAGGCAAACAAGCGTGCGACCCAGCTGGTAGAAGAAGCCAAAGAGCAAGCTCGTGCTGAAGCGGAGCGCATCAATGCGCAAGCCCAGGCCGAAGTTGAGCGTCAGGTCAGTCAGGCGCGCGAAGAATTGCGCAGTCAGGTGGCCGTGTTGGCGATTGCCGGTGCTGAAAAAGTTCTCGGCGAATCTATCGATGCCAGCAAGCACAACAGCATGCTCGATAAACTAGCCGCGGAGCTATAA
- the atpE gene encoding F0F1 ATP synthase subunit C, with the protein MEAQALVYIAAALLIGFGALGTAIGFGTLGGKLLEASARQPEQGPALQVKMFLMAGLLDAVPMIGVGVAMLLIFGIAPNMGQ; encoded by the coding sequence ATGGAAGCACAAGCTTTAGTTTACATCGCGGCAGCTCTGTTAATCGGTTTCGGCGCACTGGGTACAGCTATCGGTTTCGGTACTTTGGGTGGCAAACTGCTGGAAGCGTCTGCACGTCAACCAGAGCAAGGCCCGGCACTGCAGGTAAAAATGTTTTTGATGGCGGGTCTGTTGGACGCCGTACCCATGATCGGCGTTGGTGTTGCCATGCTGTTGATCTTCGGTATTGCGCCTAACATGGGTCAGTAA
- the atpB gene encoding F0F1 ATP synthase subunit A, whose protein sequence is MASSETLTITDYITHHLQNMTYGKLPAGYARHHADGEVHVLEHDTWTMAHTAEEAAAMGFNAVHVDTLGWGIFLALVVGFFMRRVAVKATTDTPRGMASFIEFLVEGINGVVKDVFHHKNRLVAPMAITVFSWVFMMNLMDLIPVDWLPMAAQIVSGNEHLFFKVVPTTDPNATLGMAVTVFILMLFFSVQQKGLWGFIKELTCHPFFAPRKFWYFNLILIPFNFILETVALIAKPISLGLRLFGNLYAGEMIFILIATLFSVGLLFGFLGGILQFGWAVLHILVILIQAFVFMVLTTVYMAMAHDRHDEH, encoded by the coding sequence ATGGCCAGTAGTGAAACGCTCACCATCACGGACTATATAACGCACCACTTGCAAAACATGACCTACGGCAAGTTGCCGGCCGGTTATGCGCGCCATCACGCCGATGGCGAAGTGCATGTACTGGAGCATGATACCTGGACAATGGCGCATACCGCCGAAGAAGCTGCAGCAATGGGCTTTAACGCGGTTCACGTCGATACGCTGGGCTGGGGTATTTTCCTGGCGCTGGTGGTTGGCTTTTTTATGCGTCGAGTTGCGGTTAAAGCCACCACCGACACACCGCGTGGTATGGCGAGTTTCATCGAATTTTTGGTAGAGGGTATCAATGGCGTGGTGAAGGATGTGTTCCACCACAAAAACCGTCTGGTTGCACCCATGGCGATTACCGTGTTCAGTTGGGTGTTTATGATGAACCTGATGGATTTGATCCCGGTAGACTGGTTGCCAATGGCAGCTCAGATAGTAAGCGGCAACGAACACCTGTTCTTTAAAGTGGTGCCAACCACTGACCCCAACGCCACTCTCGGGATGGCGGTTACCGTATTTATATTGATGCTGTTCTTTAGTGTGCAACAAAAAGGTCTGTGGGGCTTCATTAAAGAGCTAACGTGCCACCCCTTCTTCGCGCCGCGCAAGTTTTGGTATTTCAATCTGATCCTGATACCGTTCAACTTCATCCTGGAAACTGTTGCCCTGATTGCCAAACCAATTTCTCTCGGCTTGCGACTATTCGGCAACCTCTATGCGGGTGAAATGATATTTATCCTGATTGCTACCCTGTTCAGTGTCGGCCTGCTGTTTGGCTTCCTCGGTGGTATTTTGCAATTTGGGTGGGCCGTGCTCCATATTTTGGTGATTTTGATTCAGGCTTTTGTATTCATGGTGCTGACCACTGTGTATATGGCGATGGCGCACGACCGCCACGATGAGCACTGA
- a CDS encoding ATP synthase subunit I — MKSPALAGILAQLGFVLPVSCVLLLLGIVEAYSFALGALVYAIPNAYFTLYAFRYRGARDTALINKSFKRGESGKFALVVVGFALVFRFVMPLSYPALFAGFCSLIIFQWGLSAHLGRRWL, encoded by the coding sequence ATGAAATCGCCAGCTTTGGCAGGAATACTCGCCCAGCTGGGTTTTGTGTTGCCGGTCAGTTGCGTACTGTTACTGCTGGGCATTGTGGAAGCCTACTCCTTCGCTCTGGGTGCGCTGGTGTACGCCATTCCCAACGCCTACTTTACCCTGTATGCCTTTCGTTACCGCGGCGCAAGAGATACTGCGTTGATCAACAAATCCTTTAAACGGGGAGAGTCTGGAAAATTTGCGTTGGTTGTCGTGGGTTTTGCTCTGGTGTTCCGATTTGTTATGCCATTGAGCTATCCCGCTCTGTTTGCAGGTTTTTGCAGCTTAATTATTTTTCAGTGGGGGCTGTCAGCACACCTGGGCCGCCGCTGGCTTTGA
- a CDS encoding ParB/RepB/Spo0J family partition protein — MAKRKGLGRGLDALLGSAGAAATGDSPKTVTEMAAQITSPETSRDGTLKELPVEFLQRGKYQPRRDMHPEALEELAESIKAQGVMQPIVVRPIADNRYEIIAGERRWRATQQAGLDTIPAVVRDVPDETAIALALIENIQREDLNPVEEAMALKRFQDEFELTQQEVADAVGKSRAAVTNLMRLLNLTTEVSKMLEHGDLEMGHARCLLTLEEGAQKRVARQIVAKGLSVRQAEALARRTQQEDASDGSDAATVDPDIKKLEEALGEKVGVPVMVQHSAKGKGKLVLKYNSLDELDGILAHLGYEH, encoded by the coding sequence ATGGCAAAACGTAAGGGACTGGGCCGTGGCCTGGACGCGTTGCTGGGAAGTGCCGGCGCTGCCGCGACTGGCGACAGCCCGAAGACCGTCACCGAGATGGCGGCGCAAATCACATCACCGGAAACCAGCCGCGACGGTACCTTGAAAGAACTTCCGGTTGAGTTTCTGCAGCGCGGTAAGTACCAGCCACGGCGCGACATGCATCCAGAAGCGTTGGAAGAGCTGGCAGAGTCCATTAAAGCGCAGGGTGTAATGCAACCGATTGTGGTGCGCCCTATCGCCGACAATCGCTACGAAATTATTGCGGGTGAACGCCGTTGGCGAGCGACGCAGCAAGCGGGCCTGGATACAATTCCCGCCGTTGTCCGCGATGTTCCCGATGAAACCGCCATTGCTTTGGCGCTGATCGAAAACATTCAGCGTGAAGATCTCAACCCGGTCGAAGAGGCCATGGCACTCAAGCGCTTTCAGGACGAATTCGAGCTCACTCAACAGGAAGTTGCCGATGCGGTGGGCAAATCACGCGCGGCTGTTACCAACCTCATGCGCCTTCTAAACCTCACCACTGAAGTCAGCAAAATGCTGGAACACGGCGATCTGGAAATGGGGCATGCCCGCTGCCTGCTGACACTGGAAGAAGGTGCCCAAAAACGGGTGGCCAGACAAATCGTTGCGAAAGGGTTATCCGTGCGTCAGGCGGAAGCCCTGGCAAGGCGGACCCAACAGGAAGACGCCAGCGACGGGTCGGATGCCGCAACCGTCGACCCGGATATTAAAAAGCTAGAGGAAGCACTCGGCGAAAAGGTGGGCGTGCCAGTGATGGTTCAACACAGCGCTAAAGGCAAAGGTAAACTGGTGTTGAAATACAACAGCCTGGACGAGCTGGACGGTATTTTGGCGCATTTGGGGTACGAGCACTAA
- a CDS encoding ParA family protein yields the protein MGKIYAIANQKGGVGKTTTCVNLAASLAATRKRVLLVDLDPQGNATMGSGVDKNAQEFTVYDVLMGLTRIENTVQRSPEGHYDVLPSNGDLTAAEVEMLSLEKKEYRLHKALAELTAPYDYVLIDCPPSLNMLTVNALTACQGVIIPMQCEYYALEGLSALVDTITTIQSVLNPSLKIEGILRTMYDPRNSLTGDVSQQLHSHFGDRLYRTCVPRNVRLAEAPSFGLPVIAYDKQSKGALSYIALAGEIIRRNDPKAPEVPAAV from the coding sequence GTGGGCAAAATCTACGCAATTGCTAACCAGAAAGGCGGTGTGGGCAAAACCACCACCTGCGTGAATCTTGCGGCTTCCCTGGCGGCGACCCGCAAGCGCGTGCTGCTGGTTGATCTGGACCCGCAAGGCAATGCGACCATGGGCAGCGGCGTGGACAAAAACGCGCAGGAATTTACCGTGTACGATGTGCTGATGGGGTTAACCCGCATCGAAAACACGGTGCAGCGCTCCCCCGAGGGCCACTATGATGTGCTGCCTTCCAACGGCGATCTCACCGCGGCAGAAGTGGAGATGTTGTCGCTGGAGAAAAAAGAATACCGCCTCCACAAGGCGCTGGCTGAACTGACTGCGCCCTATGACTATGTATTGATCGACTGCCCGCCGTCGTTGAACATGCTCACGGTTAACGCCTTGACTGCGTGCCAGGGCGTAATCATTCCAATGCAGTGCGAGTACTACGCACTCGAGGGGTTGTCTGCACTCGTGGATACCATTACCACCATTCAGTCGGTACTCAATCCGTCGCTTAAAATCGAAGGTATATTGCGCACCATGTACGATCCGCGCAACAGCCTGACTGGCGACGTTTCCCAGCAGCTGCACAGCCATTTTGGCGACCGTTTGTACCGCACCTGCGTGCCTCGCAATGTGCGCCTGGCCGAAGCGCCAAGCTTCGGGTTGCCTGTAATTGCTTACGACAAGCAGTCGAAAGGTGCGCTCTCCTATATTGCGCTCGCTGGCGAAATTATTCGTCGCAACGATCCCAAAGCACCAGAAGTGCCCGCTGCTGTCTAG
- the rsmG gene encoding 16S rRNA (guanine(527)-N(7))-methyltransferase RsmG, which yields MPDYLQQLQAALAHFPVEFSDDQRVRLGAYLELFIKWNKTYNLSAIRDPQEMVSKHLLDSLSVAEHLTGERFIDVGTGGGLPGIPLAITFPERHFTLLDSAGKKTRFLFQVKQALGLHNVQVENRRVESFEPDELYDGVISRAFASLQDMTDYCHHLLKPGGHFWAMKGVFPEHELSELKKHYIFEHNFPLQVPGVTGERCLIVLGMENAQ from the coding sequence GTGCCCGATTATCTACAGCAACTGCAAGCCGCCCTCGCCCACTTTCCTGTGGAATTTTCTGACGACCAGCGCGTTCGCCTGGGCGCATACCTCGAGCTTTTTATTAAGTGGAACAAAACGTATAACCTGTCGGCTATTCGCGATCCTCAGGAAATGGTCAGCAAGCATTTGCTCGATAGCTTGAGTGTTGCTGAACACCTCACCGGCGAACGTTTTATCGACGTGGGCACCGGTGGCGGTCTGCCCGGCATTCCCTTGGCAATTACTTTTCCGGAACGGCATTTCACGCTGTTGGATTCTGCTGGTAAAAAAACCCGTTTCTTGTTTCAGGTAAAGCAGGCGCTCGGGTTGCACAATGTGCAGGTGGAAAACCGACGCGTCGAAAGCTTTGAGCCGGATGAACTCTACGACGGTGTGATCAGCCGAGCTTTCGCGTCATTGCAGGATATGACCGACTATTGCCACCATTTGCTCAAACCTGGTGGCCATTTTTGGGCTATGAAAGGGGTTTTTCCTGAACATGAGTTGAGTGAACTGAAAAAACACTATATCTTCGAGCACAATTTCCCCCTCCAGGTACCCGGTGTAACAGGCGAGCGTTGCCTGATCGTATTGGGAATGGAAAACGCTCAATAA
- the pap gene encoding polyphosphate:AMP phosphotransferase: MISLSQPAPKIPKEEYKARVRDLRAELLQLQQQVRHRNKPVIIVIAGDDRSGRHETINTLSAWMDPRFLSVNAYGPSQYEDDRKPFFWRFWRDLPGAGQIAIYLRDWTSTSIVQYLNGEIDAEKLRRRESYIRNFEQKHTDDGALMIKCWLHIGEDVLRERLAEVRDTPYFDVKDELALKNYPHAIEAIQNTLNATSTHRNHWHVVNGADDRHRNLQVAEIIKIQLQQWLAQDTPQSSESIEPLPVAPRPAINMAPESSDNKPDKSDAKARLKKLQTKLRKLTFQLRERNIPVVMAFEGWDAAGKGGAIRRLVAPLDAGFYRIKPIAKPTEEEYAHHYLWRFWRDIPQNGQMTLFDRSWYGRVLVERVEGFASETEWLRAYKEINDFEEQLTIHNCVVLKFWLNISNQEQLQRFQDREQTPYKQYKITDEDYRNRERWDDYVTAVEDMIERTSTPHAPWTVVSTDFKDRARVQVLETVVNAFKARLKVDSATD, translated from the coding sequence ATGATCTCACTCAGCCAACCCGCTCCGAAAATTCCCAAAGAGGAATACAAAGCCCGCGTGCGCGATTTGCGCGCAGAATTGCTGCAGCTACAGCAGCAGGTGCGCCACCGCAATAAACCCGTGATTATCGTTATCGCAGGCGATGATCGCTCTGGTCGCCACGAAACCATCAATACCTTGTCGGCCTGGATGGACCCGCGCTTTCTCAGTGTAAACGCCTATGGCCCGAGCCAGTACGAAGACGACCGCAAACCGTTTTTCTGGCGCTTCTGGCGGGACCTGCCCGGCGCAGGCCAAATCGCAATCTACCTGCGCGACTGGACCAGCACCTCCATCGTGCAATATCTCAACGGCGAAATCGACGCAGAGAAGCTGCGCCGGAGGGAGAGTTACATACGCAACTTCGAACAAAAACACACTGACGACGGCGCCTTAATGATCAAGTGTTGGCTGCATATTGGTGAGGACGTGCTGCGCGAGCGCCTGGCTGAAGTGCGCGACACGCCCTATTTTGACGTGAAAGATGAACTGGCGCTAAAAAACTACCCGCACGCAATTGAGGCAATCCAAAATACCCTGAACGCCACCAGCACACACCGCAATCACTGGCACGTCGTCAACGGCGCTGATGATCGCCACCGCAACCTACAGGTGGCAGAAATAATCAAAATCCAGCTCCAGCAGTGGCTGGCACAGGATACACCGCAATCATCGGAAAGCATCGAACCCTTGCCGGTCGCACCGCGCCCCGCCATCAATATGGCGCCGGAGTCCAGCGACAATAAGCCAGATAAAAGCGACGCCAAAGCGCGTCTGAAAAAGCTGCAAACCAAGTTGCGCAAGCTCACCTTCCAGTTGCGCGAACGCAATATTCCTGTGGTGATGGCGTTTGAAGGGTGGGATGCCGCCGGTAAGGGCGGCGCAATCCGGCGCCTGGTCGCCCCCTTGGACGCCGGTTTTTATCGCATTAAACCCATCGCAAAGCCCACCGAAGAAGAGTACGCCCATCATTATTTGTGGCGTTTTTGGCGTGATATACCACAGAACGGCCAAATGACCCTATTTGATCGCAGCTGGTATGGCCGTGTTCTCGTCGAGCGTGTCGAAGGCTTCGCCAGCGAAACCGAATGGCTGCGCGCATACAAGGAGATTAACGACTTCGAAGAGCAACTCACCATCCATAACTGCGTGGTATTGAAATTCTGGCTCAATATCAGCAATCAGGAACAACTGCAACGCTTTCAGGATCGCGAGCAAACACCTTACAAACAGTACAAAATCACCGATGAAGACTATCGCAATCGCGAACGCTGGGACGACTATGTAACAGCGGTGGAAGATATGATTGAACGCACCAGCACCCCACATGCACCCTGGACGGTGGTGAGTACAGACTTTAAAGACCGCGCACGGGTGCAGGTGTTGGAAACGGTGGTTAATGCCTTTAAAGCGCGCTTAAAGGTCGATTCCGCCACGGATTAA
- a CDS encoding DUF4389 domain-containing protein, which produces MQTQNSLDQDDIHNHLRNQQAWLRLLYMLLFAALLNLAAGVMWVICLLQFIFVVTTGEDNSQLRSFARSLSQFIHRALLFVSYNSDEKPFPFAPWPNPSPTQQWPADNRD; this is translated from the coding sequence ATGCAAACACAGAATTCATTGGACCAAGACGATATTCACAACCATTTGCGCAATCAGCAGGCCTGGCTGCGCTTGCTGTACATGTTACTTTTTGCCGCTTTGCTTAATCTCGCTGCCGGCGTAATGTGGGTAATCTGCCTGCTACAGTTTATTTTTGTTGTTACCACAGGAGAGGACAACAGCCAGCTGCGCAGTTTTGCCCGCTCCCTCAGCCAGTTTATTCATCGCGCACTGCTTTTTGTCAGCTACAACAGCGACGAAAAACCCTTTCCATTCGCGCCCTGGCCAAATCCATCACCTACACAGCAGTGGCCTGCGGACAACCGGGACTAG
- a CDS encoding LiaF transmembrane domain-containing protein, protein MHKWRGHTQPRVVIGLVLIAIALLVFLNNIGIRLLGYILSQWPLVLIVIGALLLYRAKRHPSMHTGFGPYALIAVGTLFFLVQRGLFNLSFHSVVAPLVIFGVGLYLLNPQRTNFKKSLFNFNKPNDDSESLPPPNDERLDIYAILGGGNYTKSSQELSGGNIFCLMGGADLDLREADFIGSTMQLDIVALMGGADIKIPPHWQVSLKVLPLLGGVSDKSVCLADKIGVPKKTLVVSGVACMGGINIRN, encoded by the coding sequence ATGCACAAATGGCGCGGTCATACGCAGCCTCGCGTAGTTATTGGCCTAGTTCTAATCGCAATCGCACTGCTGGTATTTCTTAATAATATTGGCATTCGACTGCTCGGTTATATTCTCTCACAGTGGCCGTTGGTATTAATTGTAATAGGCGCACTGCTACTGTACCGCGCGAAACGCCACCCAAGCATGCACACAGGCTTTGGCCCCTACGCGCTAATCGCGGTCGGCACACTGTTTTTTCTCGTCCAGCGCGGCTTGTTCAATCTCAGTTTTCACAGCGTTGTTGCACCATTGGTTATATTCGGCGTGGGCCTTTACCTCCTAAACCCCCAGCGCACGAACTTTAAGAAATCGCTGTTTAATTTTAATAAACCAAACGACGACTCAGAAAGTCTGCCACCACCGAATGACGAACGCCTGGATATTTATGCGATCCTCGGCGGCGGCAACTACACAAAAAGCTCTCAGGAACTAAGCGGCGGCAACATTTTTTGTTTGATGGGCGGTGCCGATCTGGACTTGCGCGAAGCGGATTTTATCGGCTCAACAATGCAGCTCGATATAGTCGCGCTAATGGGCGGCGCTGATATAAAGATCCCTCCTCACTGGCAGGTATCACTAAAGGTATTGCCATTGTTAGGTGGCGTGTCTGATAAATCCGTTTGTCTAGCAGATAAAATTGGTGTACCGAAAAAAACCTTGGTTGTCTCCGGTGTTGCGTGTATGGGTGGTATCAATATTCGCAACTGA